One Narcine bancroftii isolate sNarBan1 chromosome 3, sNarBan1.hap1, whole genome shotgun sequence DNA window includes the following coding sequences:
- the LOC138758237 gene encoding battenin-like isoform X1, producing MEAPGGGFPAESNDVTATHNAQDQRIRWRNLSGFWILGLCNNFSYVIMLSAAHDILSKQDSNSSSEILPPNATEFSDHLGGGPEYGNESRDGRFDCSPLSTAAILLADILPTLLIKFCSPFVIHLFPYG from the exons ATGGAAGCCCCTGGAGGGGGGTTTCCAGCAGAGTCTAATg ATGTGACGGCAACCCACAATGCACAGG ATCAAAGAATACGGTGGAGAAACCTGAGTGGATTCTG GATCCTTGGTCTCTGTAATAACTTTTCCTACGTAATAATGCTCAGTGCTGCCCATGACATCCTCTCGAAGCAGGACTCCAACAGTTCGAGTGAG attctgcctccCAATGCCACCGAGTTCTCCGATCACCTTGGAGGGGGTCCTGAATATGGGAATGAGAGCAGAGATGGAAGATTTGACTGTAGCCCTCTCTCGACAGCG GCGATCCTCCTGGCTGACATTCTCCCCACTCTGCTGATCAAATTCTGTAGCCCCTTTGTCATTCACCTCTTTCCCTATGGGTGA
- the LOC138758237 gene encoding battenin-like isoform X2: MEAPGGGFPAESNDVTATHNAQDQRIRWRNLSGFWILGLCNNFSYVIMLSAAHDILSKQDSNSSSEILPPNATEFSDHLGGGPEYGNESRDGRFDCSPLSTAEWCSPAYPQDWVNTPSFH; the protein is encoded by the exons ATGGAAGCCCCTGGAGGGGGGTTTCCAGCAGAGTCTAATg ATGTGACGGCAACCCACAATGCACAGG ATCAAAGAATACGGTGGAGAAACCTGAGTGGATTCTG GATCCTTGGTCTCTGTAATAACTTTTCCTACGTAATAATGCTCAGTGCTGCCCATGACATCCTCTCGAAGCAGGACTCCAACAGTTCGAGTGAG attctgcctccCAATGCCACCGAGTTCTCCGATCACCTTGGAGGGGGTCCTGAATATGGGAATGAGAGCAGAGATGGAAGATTTGACTGTAGCCCTCTCTCGACAGCG GAGTGGTGTTCGCCAGCATATCCTCAGGATTGGGTGAATACACCTTCCTTTCACTGA